The Methanothermobacter tenebrarum DNA segment ATAGTAATAGATTTGGGGCGTGGCCCCAGTAACGACTTCTGGGAAATCATATGGTGCTAGTAGCACCTCTTTTCCTGGGAGCCATTCGTAGGTGGCGTGTCTTCCAAGATGAACCATCGCATCCACACTTTCTTGCAAGTAAGCATAGACTGCAAGGTACTGGTGTGGTGGAGCCACCACCATACTATGATAGAGTTTATTAATGTCGCCTTCCCATCCACGTTGTGGTTCTGGGCAAATGAATATGTTGCCGAACCAAATCCCCGGGATTACAAAGTATCTCGTGCCATTCTTTTCTATTGTCATAATATTCCCTGGTGGCTCGCCCCAGCCAGATAAGCCGCTGATATTAAGTGCGAAAAATTGTCTTTTATAATCTAGGAATTTATCATAATACTTCTGGTCTCCTGTTAAAACATAATTCTTGAGAGAAGCCACTATATTATCTAATAAGGGTATGGCCACACTTGTCCTGTTCTCTGGTAATAATGAGATTATACCATTGTACCAGGAGTCTATGCGGTCTTCCATGCCAGTTGTATAATTTAGTGCTACTGCTCTTCTGCATAGTTCTCCAATATATCCTACGGGTCCTTCGATGACTTGTATTTTTGTTATAGGATCAAGTTTAGAGAACCATTCAATGTACTTATCTACTGGGTAGAGTATTGCATTTTCAGCAAGCTTTTCAAGTTCTCCAGGGGCCCATGGCGCGACGTTAATACCCTTCTGGATTATCATATCATGGAGTATGGTTGTATTAACTGGTATGTCCTTGACATCATATCCATTTTCTTTAAGGATATTGAGAAGATTATAGATGCTTGTTATAACATCAAGGTAGCTTGAGCCGATGTTATCCTTTCCAGGTGGATAATTATAGTAGATCAGCGCCACTTTCTTTTCATTATTCTTCAACTTTTTCAGTTTAACCCATCCTTTTATTGTGTCGGCGAGATGCTCAATATTTGCTGGTATTATTTGATAGAGACTATATGATAATCCTGTGTCCGGATCTGTAATCGGCTCGGAATTCGTGGCCACTATAGTCGGATCTATAATCCCCTGGGCTTCTGAGATAGCTATGTGCCACCATCTGTCACCTGTAAGTTGCCTTAATCCTAGGGTGCTGAGCTCCCATTGTTCTGGAAGAAGATAATCAGAGTGTAATGCTTTGAATACGGGTACATTTATGAGTTCAAAGAATTTTGTCACGTTTGTAAAGAAGTCGCCGCCTAGTCCATAGGCTGGCATGCTCACTATGGCGTCAACATATACTTTATATTTGGATGGATCTGCGAAGAAGCTTTCAACGCTAGGAGCATCTGTGAATGATTCTACCATAACCCTTAATTGTTCTGGTTTGGCCCCATATGCTACTACTGGTATGACATTGAATCCCCTAGCTTCTAATGCATCAATGATGGCATAGTATGGTTGTAGTTTCTGGCTGTCCACATACATTTTGCTTTCGAGAAGTCCTATACAACCTATGGCGTTTGCTTTGAAATATTTATTCGCATATTCTGTAAGATTTTCATACCAGCCATAACGGTATATGCCATAGGGTTTTTCGCCACTGGTCGCCCATGTTGGAGGTTTCCAATAGCCAGTATTAGGAACACCTATAAGGTTGAGAGCCCAGACAATCTGGTTTACGAAGGCCTGCTTATTATTGATATCCTTGTAGAGTACTGCCATATTATATTCTATAGGGATATCAGTACAGGATTCTGTATAATTTAGTACTGCTTCGAAGTTGGTGCCTTTCGTCGTGTTACCATAGTAGTCGATTAGAAGCCCATCTGAAACATTAGAGAGAATATATTCTCCCTTAATATTTGAGTATTTCATCAAGCTTGTGTATGCTGGATTATAGACTATCGCCGGTTCTAATATAAGGAACATGCCACTGGTTTTGTTTGTTATTTCGGGGTGCGCTGAAAGTAGACGTTGTAGACGTGAAGATGCAGTGTCACTGAGATATTCTCCTATGAATATGTCACAACCTGCTAGAAGGTTCAAGAGTTCATCATCTGACATTTTAGTTAACTGATCGCAACTTCTGATCTGTATCTGGACCTTCTCTCTTATAGGAGCATATCCTAGGACGTTTGCATCATGGGCCGCTTGATTAATGACCATTGATTGTCCTTCATCACTTACAATGAAGACTAGGATATTACCACTCTTTTTAACAGTGCATGACCTGTTATATTCATTGTTTGTCTCGTTGAGTTCTTGTATCTTATTTTCCGGGTCTACTATGAATTGTAGTGTATGTGCGCCTGCTGTTGTTGGAGTCCAAGTAAATCCTATTGTAGTTGTCTCGCCACCAGCAAGTACTGGGATAATCTGAGTGCCAAGCTTCACACCATTATCATAAAAATCAACCCTGACCTGACCTGCATCTACTGGACCAACATTTGATATTCGCGCCATGAGTGTGTATGTTTCATTGGCTATAAGATCAGCTGCCAAGTCAATGCCTTTGAATATGACGTCAGGGCGTGGCTGGTCTACCGTCAAAGACAATGTAAACTTGTTGTTTGTCTCGTTGAGTTCTTGTATCTTATTTTCCGGGTCTACTATGAATTGTAGTGTATGTGCACCTGCTGTTGTTGGAGTCCAATTAAAGTTAATCTCTACAGTCTCCCCACTCCTAATCTCTGGGATAATATGACTATCCACGCTCATACCATTATCTAAGAAGTCAACCCTAACCCCAGAAACATCTAGGTTACCTCCATTCCCGACAAATGCGCTTATATTATATGCTAAGCCCTTTAAAAATGTCCCTTTAATATTTGAAGTTATCCATAAGTCAGGTTTCGCGATTATAGGCGGCTTGTACTTGACCTCCAAGAGAGCTAAGATTATCTTGTAAAAATTGCCAACACGATCATATGTTAACCTATTCACACCCATAAGATCAAATACTTTAGTCACATTCCACTTGTTCAAGCCGCTATAACTTCCAGTTAATTGGTTCCCACTCAATCTTCTATCATTGAATATATATTGACCATCAACACTACTTGCATGGACGACAGTGAGAGTAGCATCTTCTATGTCGCCTGCAATACTCGACTTGAAAATTGTTTCGCCAACATAATCTCCCCCATAATAATAAGTATCCACATCATGGCCCATGTTAACCCAATAAGCAACCGTATTATTACTTCCAGGGATGTTATAAGCCGCCACTAATGTTATTAATTTTATGCGGCCATCTGTAATGCAATTGTAGGTTGTTACATTAGCCCAATTCCTAGTACCCGTGATATTAGTCACATCATACCATAGAAGGTAGTCACTTGTAACCCGCACTATATGATCATTTATCTGAAGGTATTGTGGAGCTTCCTCATCTTCTTGAGGAAAA contains these protein-coding regions:
- a CDS encoding cobaltochelatase subunit CobN; this encodes MKKIQKLVGVILLMVVLFTLISSSYADPYCGGLKLETINNGTVSGGLYCDSYLGTNGPADYSMNDKPGASSVVYTFRDLPSNANVAWAQLYVLVYQGHMRNDYPLNVNITYNGQLLESTRLSSQYTFPQEDEEAPQYLQINDHIVRVTSDYLLWYDVTNITGTRNWANVTTYNCITDGRIKLITLVAAYNIPGSNNTVAYWVNMGHDVDTYYYGGDYVGETIFKSSIAGDIEDATLTVVHASSVDGQYIFNDRRLSGNQLTGSYSGLNKWNVTKVFDLMGVNRLTYDRVGNFYKIILALLEVKYKPPIIAKPDLWITSNIKGTFLKGLAYNISAFVGNGGNLDVSGVRVDFLDNGMSVDSHIIPEIRSGETVEINFNWTPTTAGAHTLQFIVDPENKIQELNETNNKFTLSLTVDQPRPDVIFKGIDLAADLIANETYTLMARISNVGPVDAGQVRVDFYDNGVKLGTQIIPVLAGGETTTIGFTWTPTTAGAHTLQFIVDPENKIQELNETNNEYNRSCTVKKSGNILVFIVSDEGQSMVINQAAHDANVLGYAPIREKVQIQIRSCDQLTKMSDDELLNLLAGCDIFIGEYLSDTASSRLQRLLSAHPEITNKTSGMFLILEPAIVYNPAYTSLMKYSNIKGEYILSNVSDGLLIDYYGNTTKGTNFEAVLNYTESCTDIPIEYNMAVLYKDINNKQAFVNQIVWALNLIGVPNTGYWKPPTWATSGEKPYGIYRYGWYENLTEYANKYFKANAIGCIGLLESKMYVDSQKLQPYYAIIDALEARGFNVIPVVAYGAKPEQLRVMVESFTDAPSVESFFADPSKYKVYVDAIVSMPAYGLGGDFFTNVTKFFELINVPVFKALHSDYLLPEQWELSTLGLRQLTGDRWWHIAISEAQGIIDPTIVATNSEPITDPDTGLSYSLYQIIPANIEHLADTIKGWVKLKKLKNNEKKVALIYYNYPPGKDNIGSSYLDVITSIYNLLNILKENGYDVKDIPVNTTILHDMIIQKGINVAPWAPGELEKLAENAILYPVDKYIEWFSKLDPITKIQVIEGPVGYIGELCRRAVALNYTTGMEDRIDSWYNGIISLLPENRTSVAIPLLDNIVASLKNYVLTGDQKYYDKFLDYKRQFFALNISGLSGWGEPPGNIMTIEKNGTRYFVIPGIWFGNIFICPEPQRGWEGDINKLYHSMVVAPPHQYLAVYAYLQESVDAMVHLGRHATYEWLPGKEVLLAPYDFPEVVTGATPQIYYYIVDGLAEGIQAKRRGSAVIIDHLTPPLTFTALYSGYASLAALVSQYDVADESTRTEIIDKIRKTITDNNLTTLIEMTMGVSLNKLDGDELVETIEDYLGLIQNTLHPHGLHAIGKNWTEDEVSMLVSSILSVPFPVSTTEETTLQDEIALLVYGKSYGNLTNIQKEKVQEKCIETVKSIINNGLNATLNNLTDRPTKSLRRALELAQEYVKKVYESINAEIESLLDALNCGYIPPGPGNDPVSNPDALPTGRNFFQDQAAEIPTKSSFEYGKTLALLTLQNFNDTVEKIAVGIFCTETARDDAALVSMVLVLLGMEPDWSDSPSAGVGGAKLKEMPKYVELEKLVRPEGWKKKRIDVVIITTGLFRDLYSRQAGLLDKAFRVALARSYYTILDNKTLKQKYGDKIEKALDYVLGPVGFYGVGDEPLDYNYVAKHWVEDFEYYMSLNMTAEIAGEYAISRIFAPPENDYGAGISKSIQLSWTWQDRMQLADFYLNRMGNIYSSNYWGASNPLVFKRALTGVGTVYTSRNTNLYGVLDNDDFFDYWGGLSLAIERVNGRAPTMYVLSYGNKATPKALTIESFISQEAATRYFNPEWIKGMMQSDPTGRYISRKFISNLWGWTVTRSSYTSGVGSSQQFYSSLWQTTYNVYLRDSYGIGVTNWLSSGNRAYAMISATATMLNAIYTGYWKTDENTLRSITNMWASAISQYGVSCCDCSCGNIAMIQWAMQYVNPNLLTGVKARIYGATQNSAFASSGSPGQPGTPGAPSVPGQPGPTPGYTGTPGTGTQGTSAGSMGAMAGVTGAVGAAAGAVGGTGPGTSGGVYEVSKVGGTSGASAGLPVYAVAGIIVLVVLVGVGYFLGGRGKI